AATTTTTGTATAAGTCCAATACATATGGCACTCATAATGATTTTCAAGGAGGAATTGAACCGGAGATTTGAGATTAAGTGAATGGTGTGGTATTTTGGTATTGTAATCGATAAGCCATTTTGCTAATTTTTTATTGAATTCTTGTAAGTCTGTAAAGAGTACATCTTCATAGTATTGAATAAATTGTTCTTGGATGGTTCTGTTAAATCTCTCATTGTGTGCATTCATTTTAGGACTTTTAGGATATGTCCAATAATGTGTGAGACCTTTTTGTTCAAGCAGAGCGTCAAACTCTTTTTTGAACTCACTGCCATTATCAGAAAGAATTGCGAGTTTACGTTTATGTTTGATAGATGTTATTCCATCGATGAGAGCTTCCAAGGCGTATGCAGTATGTTTTGCTCTTTTGGATGGAATTGCCACTGCGAATGCAATACGTGTGAGTGGGTCTATCATGGTAAGGATATATCGTTTTATACCGTTTGAGACTATTTGGATGGTATCTACTGCCCAGAGTTCAAATGGTTTAGTTTTAAGGTTTTTGGGTTTGCGACTTTTTTGAACTCTCTTTTTTGGTTGAACTTTTCCTTTTGTATCGATGCGATAGGGAACGAGTCTCATTGTATCTGGTGCTTTTGCGATAATTCTTCCTATTGTTGATTCTGAAGGAGTTTTCACTCCTTTTGCTTCACAAAAGGGTTTCAGTAGATGGTAGAGTTTTGCTTTACCGATGTTGGGATATTTTTCTCTTAATCGTTTTATCTCTTTTATAACTTCTAGTGGTACTTTTGACTCTCTTACTTTTTTTGGTTTACGTGATTTTGGGTTTAAGGCTTTGATATCTCCATTTGCATCATTGAAACTCTTTTTCCAGCGATAAAGCGTTCTTCTGCTTACTCCAAAAGCCTCTATTGTAGCTTCCAATCCATATTTTTGCCAAAACTCCAGTATCTTTTTTCTTCTTTTTGCCTCTTCACTTATCATGAGGCTATTGTAATAGATTTGCTTTAATCTTTTATACCCTTTGAGCCCTGGAAATGTGTATCTGATTTGCACTCCTCTCTCCTCTTTGGAGAGTGCCAGATCTGAATGAACTTATGCAATTTTAAAATATCCTGAAAACAAATCTTCTCTTTTATAAAGAAGATTGCTAAATAGGAGAAATTTAGTATAATTTACAAAAAAAATCAGGATCAAGAATGCTTTTTACACGAGCAACAGAATATGCCCTTTTAGCTCTAGTCGTAATTGCCAAAGAGGAGAGACCTCTGGGTACGGATTACCTCTCTAGACGTCTCAATATTTCAAGAAGCTTTCTTGCCAAAATTTTGCAAGCCCTTGCGAAACAAGATATTTTAAAGTCGTACAAAGGGGCTTCAGGCGGATTTCAATTGGCAAGACCAGCCAATCAACTCTCAATCAAAGAGATCTCCACCGCCGCAGAAGGAAAGGGCGTCAATATATTTGACTGCTCCAGTGATCAGGCCTGCTGTCCTAGCAACAAAGGAGATTTCTGCACCCTTTGGCCATTTCTTAACAAACTACAAACACGAGTCGACGACTTTTTAGAAGAGTTGACACTGCAAGATCTAATGGAGTAACTATGCAATTTTTCCACCTTTCCCATACTGATCTCGATGGATATACATGCCAATTCGTTACAAAGCAGATCTACCCTGACGGTTTTTTCACCAATGCGAACTATGGCGATGAGATAATGGTTCGGATTGAGGAAATAATCCAAAAAATGGAAGAGAATCCTGCAAAAGAGTACTTCTTCCTCATAACCGATCTCAATCTCTCCAGCGAAGAAGCGGCATTTTTGCAAGAGAAAACAAAACAGTTTTCAAATCTCAAACTGCAGCTTCTTGATCATCACATATCGGGACTTGAAACATCACAGCAGTTTCACTGGTACCATCTGGACGTCACAAAATCCGCTTCTCTCATCACCTATGAATATTTCAATAAACCTCAAAATCTTGAATATTTAATCAAAGCAGTCAATGCTGTCGACATTTGGCTTCAGGAGGATCTAGCTTTTGAAATGGGAAAAGTGCTGATGCGACTGATCGATGAAGCCAAAGAGATAAGCAGGCTCACATTCAATGCAGAAAATATCTCTTATAAACATTACATGCTCCAACAGGCTTTACAGTATCTACCTCAAGACAACGGACATATTCTTTTGGACGAAGCGATCTGTTCCATAAAAAAATCTTTCTTTCAAAAAGACAAAAATGATACTTTCGACAACCTTTTGACATCTTACATAGTGGACCTCTTAAACTTGAAAAGTGACGAAATGTCCGTCGAATACCAGGGTTCAAAAGGTATCTTGACCTTTGGCATTCAAAATAGTTCCATCGTTGGCAATGCCTTTTTAAAAGCGAACCCCCATTTCCACTTTTTCATGAATGTAAGTCCAAGGGGAACTTTTAGCTTACGGGCAGACAACAAAATCGATGTATCCAAAATGGCAGAAGCAATTGCCGGTGGAGGAGGCCATCCTAATGCCAGTGGCGGGAAGATAAAAGGAATGAAAGAGTTTTTCGTTTATCACGATCTTCGAAATTTCATCCAATCTTTACTCAGCGAGAAAGAGTAATCAATACTCTTTCATTTTTTCTGCTTCAACTGAATTACATGCCACAATTTTATTTCGGCCATTTTCTTTTGCTTGATAAAGTGCCATATCAGCCAATTTTATCGCATGCCAGAACTGTTTTGTATCTTTTGGAAATTCACACAGTCCAATACTTACAGTTTTATGAATCTTTTCATCTCCTACATCTATCCGTTTTTTTGAAAAACTTTTTCGAATATTTTCTGCTATTTGTAAACTATCCTCTTTATGGCAATTATATAGGAGCACCAAAAATTCTTCACCACCAAATCTTACTACAACATCAGATTTTCTAATGTTTTCTTTAATAGTATCAACAAGTATCTTAATCACTTTATCCCCTGCATCGTGCCCATATGTATCATTTACCATTTTAAAATGATCAATATCGAGCATCATTATAGTATATGGGACATTGGCTCTAAGCGCTTGAGGAACATTTTTTTTCATAAATATATCCAAATAGCGTCTATTGTATGCACCTGTCATTCTATCAATCAAGCTTTGATTTTGCAACTCTTGCATCAAAAGTTTTGTTTGTAAAGAGACTTTGGAGATAGTAAGATAGTTTTGAAGTGTTTCAACTTTTTCTTTAATCTCTTCAAACTCTTTTTCATCTTTTGTAATCATATTTACTACAACTACAACATCTTCACTAAGTACTAATGGAATACAGATATATTTATACTCTTTTTTCTCAACTGCACTACAAACATCAATGATACTATTTGAATAGACCGGCTCTTTGATACGATATGCACGACACAGTGAAATATCCTCATCAGCTTTTGGACATATTTTCTCATACTCTTTTTCAAAGCGAACAAAACGCTTAACATCTTTTTTATTAATTTCATAAATACAAAACTGTTTTAAACCAAACTTTTTATTTAAAAGTTCCCCTATTCTTCCATATATCTGCTCTAAATCTTTATCTTTGTCGATGATGTTTTTAAAGTTATAAATATTGCTTAACTCCTCTACAAGATCTGTAACCATATGAAGGGGATCTGTTTTCTTGCTACTATAGTGAACAAAACTATGGACTGCTGTTGCAATTCTTTGAAGATTATGTTCGATTTTATCCATTAAGGTATTAATCCATCTAAAGACCTCTTGAATCTCTTTTTCATTTGAAGCCGGCAATCGATAGTTATACTCACCATTATAAGCATGACGCATAACATTTTTCAGATTTTCAAAAAATGTTATGTAAGCATTAAGATGTCTATTTAGGAAATAGAGCGCAATAATTGTCAAAATTAAAATGATACCCACTATCTTTAAAATAATTCCTATAGCATAATCTCTTACATAAGTAATATCGAAAT
The Nitratiruptor sp. SB155-2 genome window above contains:
- a CDS encoding integrase core domain-containing protein; protein product: MQIRYTFPGLKGYKRLKQIYYNSLMISEEAKRRKKILEFWQKYGLEATIEAFGVSRRTLYRWKKSFNDANGDIKALNPKSRKPKKVRESKVPLEVIKEIKRLREKYPNIGKAKLYHLLKPFCEAKGVKTPSESTIGRIIAKAPDTMRLVPYRIDTKGKVQPKKRVQKSRKPKNLKTKPFELWAVDTIQIVSNGIKRYILTMIDPLTRIAFAVAIPSKRAKHTAYALEALIDGITSIKHKRKLAILSDNGSEFKKEFDALLEQKGLTHYWTYPKSPKMNAHNERFNRTIQEQFIQYYEDVLFTDLQEFNKKLAKWLIDYNTKIPHHSLNLKSPVQFLLENHYECHMYWTYTKICI
- a CDS encoding RrF2 family transcriptional regulator, whose translation is MLFTRATEYALLALVVIAKEERPLGTDYLSRRLNISRSFLAKILQALAKQDILKSYKGASGGFQLARPANQLSIKEISTAAEGKGVNIFDCSSDQACCPSNKGDFCTLWPFLNKLQTRVDDFLEELTLQDLME
- a CDS encoding DHH family phosphoesterase — translated: MQFFHLSHTDLDGYTCQFVTKQIYPDGFFTNANYGDEIMVRIEEIIQKMEENPAKEYFFLITDLNLSSEEAAFLQEKTKQFSNLKLQLLDHHISGLETSQQFHWYHLDVTKSASLITYEYFNKPQNLEYLIKAVNAVDIWLQEDLAFEMGKVLMRLIDEAKEISRLTFNAENISYKHYMLQQALQYLPQDNGHILLDEAICSIKKSFFQKDKNDTFDNLLTSYIVDLLNLKSDEMSVEYQGSKGILTFGIQNSSIVGNAFLKANPHFHFFMNVSPRGTFSLRADNKIDVSKMAEAIAGGGGHPNASGGKIKGMKEFFVYHDLRNFIQSLLSEKE
- a CDS encoding GGDEF domain-containing protein; this translates as MRKKFNYMLIVFVVSVFIPVAMLLVYSFRHFSIDFSKDKAYVIAKLTRDGLTTHMENGIMDKRAEFLAKIKGLRGVKGLRVLRSETVDKQFGKSFESFQKLSPLEKEVLQTGKEKDKLIEDANKVELKVVIPYIASAYNKPNCLKCHKAKEGEVLGAISMNFDITYVRDYAIGIILKIVGIILILTIIALYFLNRHLNAYITFFENLKNVMRHAYNGEYNYRLPASNEKEIQEVFRWINTLMDKIEHNLQRIATAVHSFVHYSSKKTDPLHMVTDLVEELSNIYNFKNIIDKDKDLEQIYGRIGELLNKKFGLKQFCIYEINKKDVKRFVRFEKEYEKICPKADEDISLCRAYRIKEPVYSNSIIDVCSAVEKKEYKYICIPLVLSEDVVVVVNMITKDEKEFEEIKEKVETLQNYLTISKVSLQTKLLMQELQNQSLIDRMTGAYNRRYLDIFMKKNVPQALRANVPYTIMMLDIDHFKMVNDTYGHDAGDKVIKILVDTIKENIRKSDVVVRFGGEEFLVLLYNCHKEDSLQIAENIRKSFSKKRIDVGDEKIHKTVSIGLCEFPKDTKQFWHAIKLADMALYQAKENGRNKIVACNSVEAEKMKEY